The following proteins are encoded in a genomic region of Tenacibaculum sp. 190524A05c:
- a CDS encoding TIM-barrel domain-containing protein, which produces MKHLFLYILTFVCLISLNAQNTKRKYKSHNEKDGVFTVVTDDGEYKIQFYTSEIVETTFIPKGETKSNDSHAVVLAPSEVKTKYSYVGNDISFASKDVSVRVTTDPFQISYYHNGKPIISEKRGYFKSKHESMEMVSGNIIADQTEKIEFNISKDEVLYGGGARALGMNRRGNRLPLFNRAHYGYETDSKLMNYTMPVVASSKQYIIHFDNAPVGYLDLDSNQTNTLTYETISGRKTYQIIVGNSWLDVIDNYTDLTGKQPMPPRWVLGNFSSRFGYHSQKETENTIQKFKEENIPVDGVILDLYWFGKDIKGTMGNLEVYKDSFPNMKQMVSDLKKDGVKTILITEPFVLTTSKRWDEAVTKDILAKDSVGNPYKFDFYFGNTGLIDIYNPKGKDWFWNIYKDIANLGVKGLWGDLGEPEVHPHQLLHKTGTANEVHNIYGHDWARLIYEGYAKEFPNERPFILMRAGYSGSQRFGLIPWSGDVNRTWGGLQSQPEISLQMGIQGLGYMHSDLGGFAGNNLDDELYVRWLQYGVFQPIFRPHAQEEVPSEPVFRSENAKQLAKKAIELRYKLLPYNYHLVFENHIHGKPLMRPLFFEDDSRELLENSSSYLWGNDFLITPVLKPKATKVDVYFPKNTTWFNFYTDEIITNKASQTEKTEESSIPTFVRAGSFIPTVNVVQSTDNYNLKAFTLHYYHHNSIEKSKRLLYNDDGLTNNALENEAYELLEFHSNASKHKLNFTFKINTGKNFNSTSKQIEFVIHNITTQPKKVKVQGKTVNFNWNRDTKQLVIPLVLNNNRQTKLTIKL; this is translated from the coding sequence ATGAAACACCTCTTTTTATATATTTTAACTTTTGTTTGTTTAATTTCTTTAAATGCTCAAAATACAAAGCGGAAATATAAATCTCATAATGAAAAAGATGGTGTTTTTACTGTAGTTACTGATGATGGAGAATATAAAATACAGTTTTATACTTCAGAAATTGTAGAAACAACTTTTATTCCTAAAGGAGAAACTAAATCAAATGATTCTCATGCTGTTGTCCTAGCACCATCGGAAGTAAAAACTAAATATTCTTATGTAGGAAATGATATTTCATTTGCATCTAAGGATGTTTCAGTAAGAGTTACAACAGATCCTTTTCAAATTTCATACTACCATAACGGGAAACCAATAATCTCTGAAAAAAGAGGGTATTTTAAAAGTAAACATGAATCTATGGAGATGGTAAGTGGTAATATTATCGCGGACCAAACAGAGAAAATAGAGTTCAATATTTCCAAGGATGAAGTTTTATATGGAGGTGGAGCCCGAGCTTTGGGAATGAATAGAAGAGGAAACCGATTACCGTTGTTTAACAGAGCACATTACGGATATGAAACGGATTCTAAATTAATGAACTATACAATGCCGGTTGTTGCTTCATCAAAACAGTATATAATTCATTTTGATAATGCTCCGGTTGGATATTTAGATTTAGATAGCAATCAAACAAATACACTTACCTACGAAACAATTTCTGGTAGAAAAACCTATCAAATCATTGTTGGAAATTCATGGTTAGATGTTATCGATAATTACACAGATTTAACAGGAAAACAACCCATGCCACCACGTTGGGTTTTAGGTAATTTTTCAAGTAGATTCGGATATCATTCTCAAAAAGAAACAGAAAATACTATTCAAAAGTTTAAAGAAGAAAATATTCCAGTTGACGGAGTTATCCTAGATTTATATTGGTTTGGAAAAGATATCAAAGGAACCATGGGGAATTTAGAGGTGTATAAAGACTCTTTTCCTAATATGAAGCAAATGGTTTCAGATTTGAAAAAAGATGGTGTAAAAACGATATTAATAACAGAACCATTTGTATTAACAACTTCAAAACGTTGGGATGAAGCCGTGACTAAGGATATTTTAGCTAAAGACAGTGTTGGAAATCCTTATAAATTCGATTTCTACTTTGGAAACACTGGACTAATTGATATTTATAATCCGAAAGGAAAAGATTGGTTTTGGAATATTTATAAAGATATTGCCAATCTTGGTGTTAAAGGTTTGTGGGGAGATTTAGGAGAACCTGAAGTTCATCCACATCAGTTATTACATAAAACAGGAACTGCAAATGAAGTTCATAATATATACGGGCACGATTGGGCACGATTAATTTATGAAGGATACGCCAAAGAATTCCCAAACGAAAGACCATTTATACTAATGCGAGCTGGATACTCTGGTTCTCAACGTTTTGGTTTAATTCCATGGTCGGGTGATGTAAACAGAACTTGGGGAGGATTACAAAGTCAGCCTGAAATTAGTTTACAAATGGGAATACAAGGATTAGGTTATATGCATTCTGACTTAGGTGGCTTTGCGGGAAATAATTTGGATGATGAATTGTATGTTCGTTGGTTACAATATGGTGTTTTCCAACCAATATTTAGACCACATGCTCAGGAAGAAGTTCCTAGTGAACCTGTATTTCGATCAGAGAACGCAAAACAGTTAGCTAAAAAAGCTATAGAACTGCGCTATAAATTATTACCATATAATTATCATTTAGTTTTTGAGAATCATATTCATGGGAAACCATTAATGAGACCTTTGTTTTTTGAAGATGATAGCCGAGAATTATTGGAGAATTCTTCAAGTTATCTATGGGGAAATGATTTTCTTATCACGCCAGTTCTAAAACCAAAAGCTACAAAAGTTGATGTTTATTTTCCTAAGAACACTACATGGTTTAATTTTTATACAGATGAAATCATAACGAATAAAGCTTCACAAACGGAAAAAACTGAGGAAAGTTCAATTCCTACATTTGTAAGAGCAGGTAGTTTTATTCCAACCGTAAATGTTGTTCAAAGTACTGACAATTATAATTTAAAGGCTTTTACATTACATTACTATCATCATAATTCAATTGAAAAAAGTAAAAGACTCTTATATAACGATGATGGGTTAACAAACAACGCATTAGAAAATGAAGCTTATGAATTGCTTGAATTTCATTCTAATGCGTCTAAGCATAAGCTAAACTTCACATTTAAAATAAACACAGGTAAAAATTTCAATTCTACTTCAAAACAAATAGAATTTGTAATTCACAACATCACAACACAGCCTAAAAAAGTTAAAGTTCAGGGCAAAACCGTGAATTTTAACTGGAATCGAGATACAAAACAATTAGTTATTCCATTGGTATTGAACAACAACAGACAAACTAAATTAACTATTAAATTATAG